GAGAGTGAGCGTTGGAGGGCGAGAGGGCTTCCCAGGGCGATCACTTGCTCGCCCACTTCGAGTGTGTCCGAATCGCCCAGCTCCACGCTGGCGGGAATCTTCTGCCCCGGCCGGAGCTCGAGGCGCAGGAGCGCGATGTCGGTGAGGGGGTCTTCTCCGACGAGAACGCCAGGAACTCGCTCCCTGGTGGACAGGGTGATGATCAGCCGTTTCGCCTTTCCCGCCACGTGGTAGTTGGTGATGACATGTCCTCGTTCGTCGAGGATGAAACCGCTTCCCACGCCGGTCGAGCTGCGGCGCTCGCCCGAGGAGAAAACGTCGGTGATGGGCTGGACGTTGACGAGAGCGGGCGAAACGAGGTCTCGCGCGGCGAGTATCCGTTCCTGGAGCGACTGCTCGCTGACCCCCGCCAAAGTGAGGGCAAGAAGCAACAACATATGCCATCGTAGCAGAAAGCGACAGTTCCACGCTGTCCGTCCCTATCCGCCGACGGCCCCCATCCACGAGATTGCGTCGGCTCGCATCACCGCATAGACTAGCTTCCCCACCGACACGATAAGGGAGGAAACACTGATGAAAGAAATTGGCTATGACCGGCCGTTGTTCGTTCAGCCCTTCGACCATCGGGGGAGCTTCACCAAGACTTTCTTCGGTTTCAAGGGTGCGCCCGCGATCTCTCCCGATCAAGAGCAGCACGTGCCGGTGTCGGCGGCCAAGACGATCATCTACCGCGGGTTGCTGCGCGCGATCGAGATGGGCGTGCCGCGCCAGGAGGTCGGAATCCTGGTCGACGCTCAGTTCGGCAGCCACATCATCGCCGATGCCAAAGCCCGAGGTATCCCCGCGGCGGTTTGCGTCGAAAAGAGCGGTCAGAACGTTTTCGACTTCGAGTACGGAGCGCGATGGCAGGACCATCTTCGTTTCCTCGCGCCGGACATGGTGAAGGTGCTCGTTCGATACCACCCCGAAGACGACCCGATCGAGAATCGCGAGCAGCTCGGAAGGCTGAAGCTTCTCTCCGACTATGTTCACGCGTGGAACGACCACTACCTGATGTTCGAGCTTCTCGTGCCGGCGGTGACCGAGGCCGACAAGAGCGCGGGAGAGCGGTACGATTCGGAAATTCGACCCAAGCACATGGTCGAGGCAATCGCCCAGATACAGGACTTCGGCGTCGAGCCCGATA
This window of the Vicinamibacteria bacterium genome carries:
- a CDS encoding trypsin-like peptidase domain-containing protein, giving the protein MLLLLALTLAGVSEQSLQERILAARDLVSPALVNVQPITDVFSSGERRSSTGVGSGFILDERGHVITNYHVAGKAKRLIITLSTRERVPGVLVGEDPLTDIALLRLELRPGQKIPASVELGDSDTLEVGEQVIALGSPLALQRSLS
- a CDS encoding DUF2090 domain-containing protein gives rise to the protein MKEIGYDRPLFVQPFDHRGSFTKTFFGFKGAPAISPDQEQHVPVSAAKTIIYRGLLRAIEMGVPRQEVGILVDAQFGSHIIADAKARGIPAAVCVEKSGQNVFDFEYGARWQDHLRFLAPDMVKVLVRYHPEDDPIENREQLGRLKLLSDYVHAWNDHYLMFELLVPAVTEADKSAGERYDSEIRPKHMVEAIAQIQDFGVEPDIWKIEGLDSRDQAEEVSKQVRSGAARSRVGAILLGRGSNKEKVHEWLEVSAPVEGFIGFAVGRTNFSEPLSGHLKGDLNAKEAIDAIAENYKGCVDIWKAAKS